The Centroberyx gerrardi isolate f3 chromosome 24, fCenGer3.hap1.cur.20231027, whole genome shotgun sequence genome includes a region encoding these proteins:
- the yeats4 gene encoding YEATS domain-containing protein 4, with the protein MFKKMAEFGPDSGGRVKGVTIVKPIVFGNVARYFGKKREEDGHTHQWSVYVKPYRNEDMSAYVKKIQFKLHESYGNPLRVVTKPPYEITETGWGEFEIIIKIFFIDPNERAVTLYHLLKLFQSDSSAMPKKTVVSEFYDEMIFQDPTAMMQQLLTTSRQLTLGAYKHETEFGELEQRTREKLEAAKKRTSQEITELKEKLKASRENINHLKTEIRKLEEDGDHKEH; encoded by the exons ATGTTCAAAAAGATGGCTGAATTTGGTCCAGATTCCGGGGGGCGAGTGAAG ggtGTGACCATTGTGAAGCCCATTGTCTTTGGGAACGTTGCCCGCTACTttgggaagaagagagaggaggatggacacacacatcagtGGTCTGTCTATGTCAAACCCTACAGAAACGAG GATATGTCTGCCTATGTGAAGAAGATCCAGTTTAAGCTGCATGAGAGTTATGGTAACCCACTGAGAG TGGTGACTAAGCCTCCCTACGAGATTACAGAGACGGGCTGGGGAGAGTTTGAGATCATCATCAAGATCTTCTTCATTGACCCCAACGAGAGAGCT gtgacTCTGTACCACCTGTTGAAGTTGTTCCAGTCGGACTCCAGTGCCATGCCAAAGAAGACGGTAGTCTCTGAATTCTATGATGAAATG ATCTTCCAGGATCCTACAGCCATGATGCAGCAGCTGCTGACCACATCAAGACAGCTCACCCTGGGAGCATACAAGCACGAGACGGAGT TTGGTGAGCTGGAGCAGAGGACCAGGGAGAAGCTGGAAGCAGCGAAGAAGAGAACCAGCCAGGAGATCACAGAGCTGAAGGAAAAACTCAAGGCCAGCAGAGAAAACATCAACCACCTGAAGACAGAGATCAGGAAACTGGAGGAGGACGGAGACCACAAGgaacactga